A part of Aegilops tauschii subsp. strangulata cultivar AL8/78 chromosome 2, Aet v6.0, whole genome shotgun sequence genomic DNA contains:
- the LOC109782152 gene encoding uncharacterized protein, whose translation MDQSEGSARIVRGRGRNKRKWTMDEDEELVRALCEVSTDPRFRAEGGGFKNCYTQGIEGLLAQRLPGRGIRASPHVDSRLKVLKRKFHAIKEMLASPGFSWDGSRKVVRCEKQRYDDYCKDNPRARGMYGVPFPHFDVFDAVYGKDRAAREVVEVSEEATADMENGNTSEAGDDEGEEDQMCTGPSGRSLDATSSYKKQERCKNGGKRNRAESNCPSPDTLKDVRGHYQRASQHVDTMAEAMELFKDVHRHFQSVVQHAGAMAAAMEAFKGAYDQFQSVVQNASTATTAMEQFKDAHDQFRSIIQNGSATEAVIEPHADLRERLSPEMPQQDARVRAIAEMQKLGFTGSEVVSAASVFAKEPDQMGMFLALPEIYRREYILEMLVISRRNLSLP comes from the exons ATGGATCAGAGCGAGGGCTCCGCCAGGATTGTGCGAGGCAGAGGCAGGAACAAGAGGAAGTGGACAATGGACGAGGACGAGGAGCTGGTCAGGGCCCTCTGCGAGGTGTCCACCGACCCCAGGTTCAGGGCCGAAGGAGGGGGCTTCAAGAACTGCTACACCCAGGGGATAGAGGGCCTCCTCGCGCAGCGGCTGCCCGGCCGCGGCATCAGGGCCAGCCCGCACGTCGACTCCCGGCTCAAGGTGCTGAAGCGCAAGTTCCACGCGATCAAGGAGATGCTCGCGTCGCCGGGGTTCTCCTGGGACGGCTCCAGGAAGGTCGTCCGGTGCGAGAAGCAGCGATACGACGACTACTGCAAA GATAATCCTAGAGCCAGGGGGATGTACGGTGTTCCATTTCCGCATTTCGATGTGTTTGATGCGGTGTATGGCAAGGATAGAGCCGCTAGAGAAGTGGTTGAAGTGTCCGAGGAAGCCACCGCCGACATGGAGAATGGGAATACAAGTGAAGCCGGGGATGATGAAGGGGAGGAAGATCAGATGTGCACCGGACCGTCAGGTCGCTCCTTGGATGCTACTTCGAGCTATAAAAAGCAGGAAAGATGTAAGAATGGCGGTAAAAGGAACAGGGCTGAATCGAATTGCCCATCTCCGGACACGTTGAAGGATGTGCGTGGTCACTACCAACGCGCCAGCCAGCATGTCGACACGATGGCCGAAGCAATGGAGCTGTTCAAGGATGTACACAGACACTTTCAGAGTGTTGTTCAGCATGCCGGCGCCATGGCAGCAGCAATGGAGGCGTTCAAGGGCGCATATGATCAATTTCAGAGTGTTGTTCAGAATGCGAGCACAGCCACAACAGCCATGGAACAGTTCAAGGATGCGCATGATCAGTTTCGAAGTATCATCCAGAATGGCAGCGCGACTGAAGCAGTTATTGAGCCTCATGCTGATCTGCGAGAAAGGTTGTCGCCTGAGATGCCCCAACAGGATGCCAGAGTAAGAGCCATTGCCGAGATGCAAAAGCTTGGGTTTACCGGAAGCGAAGTGGTCAGCGCTGCGAGTGTTTTCGCAAAGGAACCGGACCAAATGGGCATGTTTTTAGCACTACCCGAAATCTACAGGAGGGAGTACATACTCGAGATGCTCGTCATATCACGAAGAAATCTATCCCTCCCATAG